One part of the Methylobacterium mesophilicum SR1.6/6 genome encodes these proteins:
- a CDS encoding ABC transporter substrate-binding protein, whose protein sequence is MFDKRRSALSRRHFAVLAGSMALAGMTLGQAAAAEGRLRIAKQFGVVYLLLNVIEDQKLVEKHGKDAGLDIAVEYVQLSGGSAVNDALLSGSVDIGGAGVGPLFTLWDRTRGRQGVKGVASLGNFPYYLVSNRPEVKTIADFTDVDRIAVPAVGVSVQSRILQWASAKLWGDKDFAKLDKISVAVPHPEATAAIVKGGTEVTGHFANPPFQDQELAENPNAHIVLNSYDVQGGPSSSTVLYATERFYKESPKTYAAFVDALDEAAKFVTANPEKAADIYIKATNSKLDRELLLKVIKNPQVSFKIEPQNTLGLGQFMHRVGAIKAEPKSLSDYFFASPRTAAGS, encoded by the coding sequence ATGTTCGACAAGCGACGCAGTGCGCTCTCACGCAGGCACTTTGCCGTCCTGGCAGGGAGTATGGCGCTTGCCGGCATGACCTTGGGTCAGGCTGCGGCGGCGGAAGGCCGGCTGCGCATCGCCAAGCAGTTCGGCGTCGTCTACCTGCTGCTGAACGTGATCGAGGACCAGAAGCTTGTCGAGAAGCACGGCAAGGACGCGGGCCTCGACATCGCAGTGGAGTACGTCCAGCTCTCCGGCGGCTCGGCCGTCAACGACGCGCTGCTCTCCGGCTCGGTCGATATCGGCGGGGCCGGCGTCGGGCCGCTCTTCACCCTGTGGGACCGGACCCGCGGCCGGCAGGGCGTGAAGGGCGTCGCCTCCCTCGGCAACTTTCCCTACTACCTCGTCAGCAACCGGCCGGAGGTGAAGACCATCGCGGACTTCACGGACGTCGACCGCATCGCCGTGCCGGCGGTCGGCGTGTCGGTCCAGTCGCGCATCCTGCAATGGGCCTCCGCCAAGCTCTGGGGCGACAAGGACTTCGCCAAGCTCGACAAGATCAGCGTCGCCGTCCCGCATCCCGAGGCGACCGCCGCGATCGTCAAGGGCGGGACCGAGGTCACCGGCCACTTCGCCAACCCGCCCTTCCAGGATCAGGAACTCGCCGAGAATCCGAACGCCCACATCGTCCTGAACTCCTACGACGTCCAGGGCGGGCCCTCCTCCTCGACCGTGCTGTACGCGACCGAGCGCTTCTACAAGGAGAGCCCGAAGACCTACGCGGCCTTCGTCGACGCGCTGGACGAGGCGGCCAAGTTCGTCACGGCCAACCCCGAGAAGGCGGCCGATATCTACATCAAGGCGACGAACAGCAAGCTCGATCGCGAGCTGCTCCTCAAGGTCATCAAGAACCCGCAGGTCAGCTTCAAGATCGAGCCGCAGAACACCCTCGGCCTCGGCCAGTTCATGCACCGGGTCGGCGCGATCAAGGCGGAGCCGAAGAGCCTGTCGGATTACTTTTTCGCCAGTCCCCGCACCGCCGCCGGCAGCTAA
- a CDS encoding ABC transporter ATP-binding protein, translating to MTLTETSVFTVPPEPEAAVWNGPPDASAQWPDPLLRISGVSLEYRTSARVVRAAHRIDLDVYEADRFVLLGPSGCGKSTLLKAVAGFIPPVEGEITLDGMPVRGPGPDRIVVFQEFDQLPPWKTVLQNVAFPLRASRRLGRREAAERARHAIDKVGLTSFANSYPHQLSGGMKQRAAIARALAMQPRVLLMDEPFAALDALTRRRMQEELLTLWDEIRFTLLFVTHSIEEALVVGNRVALLSPHPGQVRSEINSHAFDLTSLGSPEFQAAARRLHERLFEADGSAA from the coding sequence ATGACCCTCACGGAAACGAGCGTCTTCACTGTGCCGCCGGAGCCGGAGGCCGCGGTCTGGAACGGGCCGCCCGATGCCTCGGCCCAGTGGCCAGACCCGCTCCTGCGCATCTCGGGCGTCAGCCTCGAATACCGCACCTCGGCGCGAGTCGTGCGCGCCGCGCACCGCATCGACCTAGACGTCTACGAGGCCGACCGCTTCGTGCTGCTCGGCCCCTCGGGCTGCGGCAAGTCCACCCTGCTCAAGGCGGTAGCGGGGTTCATCCCGCCGGTGGAGGGTGAGATCACCCTCGACGGAATGCCCGTCCGGGGACCGGGGCCGGACCGCATTGTCGTGTTCCAGGAATTCGACCAGCTGCCGCCCTGGAAGACCGTGCTGCAGAACGTGGCGTTCCCGCTGCGCGCCTCCCGTCGCCTCGGCCGGCGCGAGGCGGCGGAGCGGGCGCGCCACGCCATCGACAAGGTCGGCCTGACGTCCTTCGCCAACAGCTACCCGCACCAGCTCTCGGGGGGTATGAAGCAGCGCGCGGCCATCGCCCGGGCGCTGGCCATGCAGCCCCGGGTGCTTCTGATGGATGAGCCCTTCGCGGCGCTCGACGCGCTGACCCGGCGCCGAATGCAGGAGGAGCTGCTGACCCTCTGGGACGAGATCCGCTTCACCCTGCTGTTCGTGACCCACTCCATCGAGGAGGCGCTCGTCGTCGGGAACCGGGTGGCGTTGCTCTCACCCCATCCGGGGCAGGTCCGCAGCGAGATCAACAGCCACGCCTTCGACCTGACGAGCCTCGGGAGCCCTGAGTTCCAGGCTGCTGCCCGGCGCTTGCACGAGCGTCTGTTCGAGGCCGACGGGAGCGCCGCATGA
- a CDS encoding ABC transporter permease has product MTAFATTARTVPPIRPEVDRILPPFVEAPVSRALPIGVRLWEQGWLRKALILAILAVAWEGLARFKDNDLLLPGVTATLSALAEGLADGELIERVRISLAVLAQGYAIGALLAFGLTTLAVSTQFGRDLLSTLTAMFNPLPAIALLPLALLWFGLGNGSLVFVLVHAVLWPLALNTFAGFQGVPETLRMAGRNYGLTGLAYVWQILIPAALPAILSGLKIGWAFAWRTLIAAELVFGAASGKGGLGWYIYQNRNELYTDRVFAGLLVVILIGLFVENIVFATLERVTVRRWGVVR; this is encoded by the coding sequence ATGACCGCTTTCGCCACGACAGCACGGACGGTGCCGCCGATCCGACCGGAGGTCGACCGGATTCTGCCGCCCTTCGTGGAGGCTCCCGTCAGCCGCGCCCTGCCGATCGGCGTGCGCCTCTGGGAGCAGGGTTGGCTGCGCAAGGCGCTGATCCTCGCGATCCTGGCCGTGGCCTGGGAGGGCCTGGCGCGGTTCAAGGACAACGACCTCCTGCTGCCGGGCGTCACCGCTACCCTGTCGGCCCTGGCCGAGGGGCTGGCCGACGGCGAGCTAATCGAGCGCGTGCGGATCTCCCTGGCCGTTCTGGCGCAGGGCTACGCAATCGGCGCCCTCCTCGCCTTCGGGCTGACGACGCTGGCCGTCTCGACGCAGTTCGGCCGCGACCTGCTCTCGACCCTGACCGCGATGTTCAACCCGCTCCCGGCCATCGCGCTGCTGCCGCTGGCCCTGCTCTGGTTCGGGCTCGGCAACGGCAGCCTTGTCTTCGTGCTGGTCCACGCGGTCCTGTGGCCGCTGGCGCTCAACACCTTCGCCGGCTTCCAGGGCGTGCCCGAGACCCTGCGCATGGCGGGCCGGAACTACGGGCTCACCGGGCTCGCCTACGTCTGGCAGATCCTGATCCCGGCGGCGCTGCCGGCGATCCTGTCGGGCCTCAAGATCGGCTGGGCCTTCGCGTGGCGCACCCTGATCGCCGCCGAGCTGGTGTTCGGCGCGGCCTCCGGCAAGGGCGGCCTCGGCTGGTACATCTACCAGAACCGCAATGAGCTCTACACGGACCGGGTCTTCGCCGGCCTGCTCGTCGTCATCTTGATCGGTCTCTTCGTCGAAAACATCGTTTTTGCCACCCTGGAGCGGGTGACGGTGCGTCGTTGGGGCGTCGTCCGCTGA
- a CDS encoding acyl-CoA dehydrogenase, which translates to MQQMTSLQSQSERSLSSYAENDRLSGLKQVFLEVGQHASLRELERTHPLEQLDLLRTARFGALRIGREDGGQSATFRELLGLVIALGDADPNVAHIFRNHFTFVERFARRPCTDQERQWQRLVVDGAVVGLANTELESATIGGAPMSTKLTRDGIAYRLNGRKYYSTGTLYADLVQVRASTPDGSLASAIIPTDRTGVERLDDWDGTGQRLTGSGTTILTDVRVEADEVVIDGAGSGFGVAYSATLPQLYLTAIEAGILRSILRDAIALVSGRTRPFYYSPDKPPDDALLQNAIGELASSAFAAEAIVLAAADVLDRVDAVRAAGVDEGDLAEHASLAAAQAKVVIDDLALRAGSRLFDVGGASATQRTKNLDRHWRNVRTLASHNPKALKARVIGDHLVNGIALPRSGFF; encoded by the coding sequence ATGCAGCAGATGACTTCATTGCAATCACAGTCCGAGCGATCGCTCTCCTCATATGCAGAAAATGATCGGCTGTCTGGCCTGAAGCAGGTATTCCTCGAGGTCGGACAACATGCATCCCTGCGGGAGCTGGAGCGCACCCATCCACTTGAGCAGCTCGATCTGCTGCGGACGGCGCGCTTCGGAGCACTGCGAATAGGGCGCGAAGACGGAGGGCAAAGCGCGACTTTCCGTGAACTGCTGGGATTAGTAATCGCTTTGGGCGACGCCGACCCGAACGTGGCCCACATATTCCGGAACCACTTCACTTTTGTCGAGCGTTTCGCACGCCGGCCATGCACTGATCAGGAGCGCCAATGGCAGCGCTTAGTCGTCGACGGCGCGGTGGTCGGACTGGCCAACACAGAACTCGAAAGTGCCACCATCGGCGGCGCTCCGATGTCCACGAAATTGACCCGTGACGGCATTGCCTACCGGTTGAATGGGCGCAAGTACTATAGCACGGGTACGCTCTACGCAGATCTTGTCCAGGTGAGAGCGTCGACGCCCGACGGCAGCCTCGCCTCCGCCATCATTCCGACCGACCGAACCGGCGTCGAACGGCTCGACGATTGGGACGGCACTGGGCAGCGCCTAACAGGCAGCGGCACCACGATCCTGACCGACGTGCGGGTGGAAGCCGACGAGGTCGTCATCGATGGTGCCGGTTCCGGGTTCGGCGTCGCCTATTCCGCCACACTTCCGCAACTGTACCTGACCGCCATCGAAGCCGGCATCTTGCGCAGCATCCTGCGGGACGCCATTGCGTTGGTGTCCGGCCGTACCCGTCCGTTCTACTATTCCCCGGACAAGCCGCCGGACGACGCGCTTCTGCAGAACGCGATAGGGGAGCTGGCCAGCTCGGCGTTCGCCGCGGAGGCGATCGTCCTTGCCGCCGCGGATGTCCTGGACCGCGTCGATGCCGTCAGAGCTGCCGGTGTCGACGAAGGCGATCTGGCCGAGCACGCTTCACTTGCGGCCGCTCAGGCCAAGGTCGTGATCGACGACCTCGCGCTGCGCGCCGGTTCGCGGCTCTTCGACGTCGGGGGCGCCTCTGCGACCCAGAGGACGAAGAATCTCGACCGGCACTGGCGCAACGTCCGCACGCTCGCATCCCACAATCCGAAGGCGCTCAAGGCCCGCGTGATCGGAGACCATCTGGTCAACGGCATCGCATTGCCGCGCTCCGGCTTCTTCTAA